A region from the Canis lupus dingo isolate Sandy chromosome X, ASM325472v2, whole genome shotgun sequence genome encodes:
- the LOC112649174 gene encoding A-kinase anchor protein 17B isoform X2 gives MTVTVVHDNSEATELCAAQHLYLKPIAKLMIKVLLPESSEPMRPFSNWEVLDQLKSLICPDQFTTVRLSKSTKDFIRFEGEAETRSLVQILKAKLHGKIIKLNGLKTDLKVVATDAQGEWERFPREKEASASEGAEEQDQDKSPDSIYFEGLPCKWFAPKGSSGEKPCEDILRVVFESFGKIKNVDIPMLDPYREVMTGGNFGGFSFGLQTFEAFIQYQESTDFIKAMESLRGMKLMLKGDDGKALACNIKVMFDTTKHFSEGAIRRRNQERLKLQELEEERKKIKRDEEEAARKRKEEERKAREKRKKARVRRRGPKERDRHRHRKQKARATAHGVREPYSSEEWEERKYLLAQRRVEALRLLRVLLRKIAGSTQFNPQRVDDASPKVNHAPENTLETLKKEELNTQYLQNQEEMPKYQVAKSDNKRKQKMKKRTRAHLRKSSHHLGRKKIRYSTRKERTGKLLTDGYNHSVVSDQNSLQNEMIQGQSSEKEDHHNSNKSDSSILSEADHGRKQKIYETDEFIDYLLNYYQTPKYARICLEPSHVASPCQWQRAVHAKGNGFQINLRKRKHHSTSLSQMQNLATRERVQEDDYQSEIYTQDPEHKPQKKGKVDYAKECTEELNHCQDTASEAGDHLSPAGGKSHLLEKMHAYQVKDSKSASQSQVSSPSRSADLDLELTDFLEEISSDSECFSENLSINKEEKERSVATYESSPEKQSLDDDETTTSDREIRSSPQTLYSKWNRDGEDSFSKSKLRKPGKRSKYELRCSWLEGENNSIRSEKSNSKRRETQDPKYLFDEGHYHESGSNSLLDHITRKRRRFGDSTFGQQVNYRPTHVPIASSKSAHVFYLGDLPQRRETPWKSEYNQETRRFKRHEHSKDFMPNSDNYYIRRNSQEHIDYRSYLGSSYTSSLYFQMF, from the exons ATGACGGTCACTGTGGTGCACGATAACTCTGAGGCAACAGAGCTCTGTGCAGCTCAGCACCTCTACCTCAAGCCCATAGCAAAATTGATGATCAAGGTCTTGCTCCCAGAGAGCTCAGAACCTATGAGGCCCTTTTCCAACTGGGAAGTTCTTGACCAGCTGAAGAGCCTGATTTGCCCTGACCAGTTCACCACAGTTCGGCTCTCCAAGAGTACGAAGGACTTCATCCGATTTGAGGGTGAGGCTGAAACGCGCAGTTTGGTTCAGATCTTGAAGGCCAAGTTACATGGGAAGATCATCAAGCTGAATGGTTTGAAAACAGACTTAAAAGTGGTGGCTACTGATGCCCAGGGGGAGTGGGAGCGCTTCCCCAGGGAAAAGGAGGCCTCAGCAAGTGAGGGGGCTGAAGAGCAGGACCAGGATAAGAGCCCAGATTCTATCTATTTCGAAGGCTTGCCCTGCAAATGGTTTGCACCTAAAGGTTCCAGCGGGGAGAAACCATGTGAAGATATCCTTCGGGTGGTCTTTGAAAGCTTTGGGAAGATCAAAAATGTGGATATCCCTATGCTTGACCCCTACAGAGAAGTGATGACTGGTGGGAACTTTGGGGGTTTCAGCTTTGGCTTGCAGACATTCGAGGCCTTTATACAGTACCAGGAGTCGACAGACTTCATAAAAGCCATGGAGTCCCTTCGAGGGATGAAGTTGATGCTTAAAGGAGATGATGGGAAAGCTCTGGCCTGTAACATCAAG GTTATGTTTGATACAACAAAACATTTCAGTGAAGGGGCAATAAGGAGGAGAAATCAAGAAAGGCTAAAGTTACAAGagctggaggaagaaaggaaaaaaataaagagagacgAGGAAGAGGCTGCAAG aaaaagaaaggaggaggagaggaaagcccgggagaagaggaagaaggccaGGGTCAGGAGACGGGGCCCGAAGGAAAGAGACAGGCACCGCCACAGGAAACAGAAGGCCAGAGCCACAGCCCACGGTGTCCGGGAGCCCTACTCTTcagaggagtgggaggagaggaagtACCTGCTGGCTCAGAGGAGGGTGGAGGCTCTCCGGTTGCTACGGGTACTCTTGAGGAAAATTGCA ggaTCCACACAGTTTAACCCACAGAGGGTAGATGATGCAAGCCCCAAAGTGAATCATGCTCCAGAGAACACATTGGAAACTCTGAAGAAAGAAGAGTTAAATACTCAGTATCTTCAAAATCAGGAGGAAATGCCAAAATATCAGGTTGCCAAGTCAGACAATAAacgaaaacaaaaaatgaagaagagaaccAGGGCTCACTTACGTAAATCTTCCCACCACCtcgggagaaaaaaaataaggtattcaACTAGAAAAGAGAGAACTGGAAAATTATTAACTGATGGATACAATCACAGTGTCGTCTCTGACCAGAATTCTTTGCAGAATGAGATGATTCAAGGTCAGTCTTCTGAGAAAGAAGACCACCACAATTCTAATAAATCTGATTCTTCCATATTATCTGAGGCAGACCATGGCAGGAAACAGAAGATCTATGAAACAGATGAATTTATTGATTACCTATTAAACTATTATCAAACTCCCAAGTATGCCCGTATCTGCCTAGAACCGAGTCACGTAGCAAGCCCGTGTCAGTGGCAGAGGGCTGTCCATGCTAAGGGAAATGGATTTCAAATTAATTTGAGGAAACGTAAGCATCACTCCACCAGTCTGAGCCAAATGCAAAACCTGGCAACAAGAGAACGGGTTCAAGAAGATGACTACCAGTCAGAGATCTATACTCAGGATCCTGAGCATAAaccacaaaagaaaggaaaagtggatTATGCCAAAGAATGTACTGAGGAGTTAAATCATTGCCAGGACACAGCCAGTGAAGCTGGTGATCACCTGTCCCCAGCTGGTGGAAAGAGCCATctgttggaaaagatgcatgctTACCAGGTCAAAGATTCCAAATCCGCAAGTCAAAGCCAAGTTTCCTCACCCAGTAGGTCAGCAGACTTAGATTTGGAGTTGACAGATTTCTTAGAGGAAATCAGTAGTGATTCTGAATGCTTCAGTGAAAATCTTAGcataaacaaagaagaaaaagagaggtcTGTGGCCACATATGAGAGCTCCCCAGAAAAACAATCTCTTGATGATGATGAGACCACCACTAGTGATCGAGAAATTAGGTCAAGCCCGCAGACCTTGTATTCAAAGTGGAACCGTGATGGGGAGGACAGCTTCTCTAAATCCAAGCTAAGGAAACCAGGCAAGAGGTCTAAGTATGAACTGAGATGTTCATGGCTTGAGGGTGAAAACAATTCCATTAGAAGTGAGAAGAGCAACAGCAAAAGGAGGGAAACACAAGACCCCAAATACTTGTTTGACGAAGGCCACTACCACGAATCCGGTTCTAACAGTCTGTTAGACCACATcacaaggaagaggaggaggtttGGAGATAGCACATTTGGCCAGCAAGTCAACTACCGGCCCACTCATGTGCCAATAGCATCATCGAAAAGTGCTCATGTTTTCTATTtgggggatttgccccaaagaagAGAGACTCCATGGAAGTCAGAATATAACCAGGAGACAAGAAGGTTTAAAAGACACGAGCACTCGAAAGATTTCATGCCGAATTCTGATAATTATTATATTAGACGTAACAGTCAGGAGCACATCGACTACAGAAGCTATTTAGGAAGCAGCTACACCAGTTctctatattttcaaatgttttga
- the LOC112649174 gene encoding A-kinase anchor protein 17B isoform X1 — MTVTVVHDNSEATELCAAQHLYLKPIAKLMIKVLLPESSEPMRPFSNWEVLDQLKSLICPDQFTTVRLSKSTKDFIRFEGEAETRSLVQILKAKLHGKIIKLNGLKTDLKVVATDAQGEWERFPREKEASASEGAEEQDQDKSPDSIYFEGLPCKWFAPKGSSGEKPCEDILRVVFESFGKIKNVDIPMLDPYREVMTGGNFGGFSFGLQTFEAFIQYQESTDFIKAMESLRGMKLMLKGDDGKALACNIKVMFDTTKHFSEGAIRRRNQERLKLQELEEERKKIKRDEEEAARKRKEEERKAREKRKKARVRRRGPKERDRHRHRKQKARATAHGVREPYSSEEWEERKYLLAQRRVEALRLLRVLLRKIAVRLFLNPSSLLGSTQFNPQRVDDASPKVNHAPENTLETLKKEELNTQYLQNQEEMPKYQVAKSDNKRKQKMKKRTRAHLRKSSHHLGRKKIRYSTRKERTGKLLTDGYNHSVVSDQNSLQNEMIQGQSSEKEDHHNSNKSDSSILSEADHGRKQKIYETDEFIDYLLNYYQTPKYARICLEPSHVASPCQWQRAVHAKGNGFQINLRKRKHHSTSLSQMQNLATRERVQEDDYQSEIYTQDPEHKPQKKGKVDYAKECTEELNHCQDTASEAGDHLSPAGGKSHLLEKMHAYQVKDSKSASQSQVSSPSRSADLDLELTDFLEEISSDSECFSENLSINKEEKERSVATYESSPEKQSLDDDETTTSDREIRSSPQTLYSKWNRDGEDSFSKSKLRKPGKRSKYELRCSWLEGENNSIRSEKSNSKRRETQDPKYLFDEGHYHESGSNSLLDHITRKRRRFGDSTFGQQVNYRPTHVPIASSKSAHVFYLGDLPQRRETPWKSEYNQETRRFKRHEHSKDFMPNSDNYYIRRNSQEHIDYRSYLGSSYTSSLYFQMF; from the exons ATGACGGTCACTGTGGTGCACGATAACTCTGAGGCAACAGAGCTCTGTGCAGCTCAGCACCTCTACCTCAAGCCCATAGCAAAATTGATGATCAAGGTCTTGCTCCCAGAGAGCTCAGAACCTATGAGGCCCTTTTCCAACTGGGAAGTTCTTGACCAGCTGAAGAGCCTGATTTGCCCTGACCAGTTCACCACAGTTCGGCTCTCCAAGAGTACGAAGGACTTCATCCGATTTGAGGGTGAGGCTGAAACGCGCAGTTTGGTTCAGATCTTGAAGGCCAAGTTACATGGGAAGATCATCAAGCTGAATGGTTTGAAAACAGACTTAAAAGTGGTGGCTACTGATGCCCAGGGGGAGTGGGAGCGCTTCCCCAGGGAAAAGGAGGCCTCAGCAAGTGAGGGGGCTGAAGAGCAGGACCAGGATAAGAGCCCAGATTCTATCTATTTCGAAGGCTTGCCCTGCAAATGGTTTGCACCTAAAGGTTCCAGCGGGGAGAAACCATGTGAAGATATCCTTCGGGTGGTCTTTGAAAGCTTTGGGAAGATCAAAAATGTGGATATCCCTATGCTTGACCCCTACAGAGAAGTGATGACTGGTGGGAACTTTGGGGGTTTCAGCTTTGGCTTGCAGACATTCGAGGCCTTTATACAGTACCAGGAGTCGACAGACTTCATAAAAGCCATGGAGTCCCTTCGAGGGATGAAGTTGATGCTTAAAGGAGATGATGGGAAAGCTCTGGCCTGTAACATCAAG GTTATGTTTGATACAACAAAACATTTCAGTGAAGGGGCAATAAGGAGGAGAAATCAAGAAAGGCTAAAGTTACAAGagctggaggaagaaaggaaaaaaataaagagagacgAGGAAGAGGCTGCAAG aaaaagaaaggaggaggagaggaaagcccgggagaagaggaagaaggccaGGGTCAGGAGACGGGGCCCGAAGGAAAGAGACAGGCACCGCCACAGGAAACAGAAGGCCAGAGCCACAGCCCACGGTGTCCGGGAGCCCTACTCTTcagaggagtgggaggagaggaagtACCTGCTGGCTCAGAGGAGGGTGGAGGCTCTCCGGTTGCTACGGGTACTCTTGAGGAAAATTGCAGTAAGGCTCTTTCTCAATCCGTCTTCGCTTTTG ggaTCCACACAGTTTAACCCACAGAGGGTAGATGATGCAAGCCCCAAAGTGAATCATGCTCCAGAGAACACATTGGAAACTCTGAAGAAAGAAGAGTTAAATACTCAGTATCTTCAAAATCAGGAGGAAATGCCAAAATATCAGGTTGCCAAGTCAGACAATAAacgaaaacaaaaaatgaagaagagaaccAGGGCTCACTTACGTAAATCTTCCCACCACCtcgggagaaaaaaaataaggtattcaACTAGAAAAGAGAGAACTGGAAAATTATTAACTGATGGATACAATCACAGTGTCGTCTCTGACCAGAATTCTTTGCAGAATGAGATGATTCAAGGTCAGTCTTCTGAGAAAGAAGACCACCACAATTCTAATAAATCTGATTCTTCCATATTATCTGAGGCAGACCATGGCAGGAAACAGAAGATCTATGAAACAGATGAATTTATTGATTACCTATTAAACTATTATCAAACTCCCAAGTATGCCCGTATCTGCCTAGAACCGAGTCACGTAGCAAGCCCGTGTCAGTGGCAGAGGGCTGTCCATGCTAAGGGAAATGGATTTCAAATTAATTTGAGGAAACGTAAGCATCACTCCACCAGTCTGAGCCAAATGCAAAACCTGGCAACAAGAGAACGGGTTCAAGAAGATGACTACCAGTCAGAGATCTATACTCAGGATCCTGAGCATAAaccacaaaagaaaggaaaagtggatTATGCCAAAGAATGTACTGAGGAGTTAAATCATTGCCAGGACACAGCCAGTGAAGCTGGTGATCACCTGTCCCCAGCTGGTGGAAAGAGCCATctgttggaaaagatgcatgctTACCAGGTCAAAGATTCCAAATCCGCAAGTCAAAGCCAAGTTTCCTCACCCAGTAGGTCAGCAGACTTAGATTTGGAGTTGACAGATTTCTTAGAGGAAATCAGTAGTGATTCTGAATGCTTCAGTGAAAATCTTAGcataaacaaagaagaaaaagagaggtcTGTGGCCACATATGAGAGCTCCCCAGAAAAACAATCTCTTGATGATGATGAGACCACCACTAGTGATCGAGAAATTAGGTCAAGCCCGCAGACCTTGTATTCAAAGTGGAACCGTGATGGGGAGGACAGCTTCTCTAAATCCAAGCTAAGGAAACCAGGCAAGAGGTCTAAGTATGAACTGAGATGTTCATGGCTTGAGGGTGAAAACAATTCCATTAGAAGTGAGAAGAGCAACAGCAAAAGGAGGGAAACACAAGACCCCAAATACTTGTTTGACGAAGGCCACTACCACGAATCCGGTTCTAACAGTCTGTTAGACCACATcacaaggaagaggaggaggtttGGAGATAGCACATTTGGCCAGCAAGTCAACTACCGGCCCACTCATGTGCCAATAGCATCATCGAAAAGTGCTCATGTTTTCTATTtgggggatttgccccaaagaagAGAGACTCCATGGAAGTCAGAATATAACCAGGAGACAAGAAGGTTTAAAAGACACGAGCACTCGAAAGATTTCATGCCGAATTCTGATAATTATTATATTAGACGTAACAGTCAGGAGCACATCGACTACAGAAGCTATTTAGGAAGCAGCTACACCAGTTctctatattttcaaatgttttga